A region of Salinibacter sp. 10B DNA encodes the following proteins:
- a CDS encoding outer membrane beta-barrel protein translates to MKRLAFALTVGLLLVFAVPTNATAQSVKVGPRATISLGDVSDVGGDLGIGANARVGLPSIPVDGHGAFTYYLADENWTVWSLDINAIYPLPVTGPVSPYVGGGLGITNSSFENTVAGRTTTSSDTDTALNLVGGVEFNAGGLTPFAELNVGVGGDLSRVGLSGGVLFGF, encoded by the coding sequence ATGAAACGACTGGCATTTGCACTCACGGTAGGTCTTCTCCTGGTGTTTGCCGTTCCAACGAATGCAACCGCACAGAGCGTAAAGGTTGGGCCGCGGGCCACCATTTCTCTCGGCGACGTTTCGGATGTCGGTGGGGATTTGGGCATTGGGGCCAATGCCCGAGTCGGTCTTCCGTCTATACCCGTTGATGGCCACGGGGCCTTTACCTATTACTTGGCCGACGAAAACTGGACAGTCTGGTCCCTCGACATCAATGCAATTTACCCGCTTCCGGTGACGGGCCCTGTGTCGCCGTACGTGGGCGGCGGACTCGGAATTACGAATTCGTCGTTTGAGAATACGGTCGCCGGACGAACCACCACGTCGAGTGACACAGACACGGCCCTCAATCTCGTCGGAGGTGTTGAATTCAATGCAGGGGGACTGACGCCGTTTGCCGAACTCAACGTCGGCGTTGGGGGCGATCTGAGTCGGGTTGGCCTTTCCGGAGGCGTGCTCTTCGGATTTTAG
- a CDS encoding Smr/MutS family protein, translated as MKEYPIDGELDLHVFDPSDVGDLVPEYLRACHEKGLTQVRIIHGKGTGTLRRHVRSILNDHPLVRDYNKATDASGWGATIAHLTPDPNTDED; from the coding sequence ATGAAGGAATATCCGATTGACGGTGAGCTTGATCTTCACGTCTTTGATCCGTCCGACGTGGGGGACTTGGTCCCCGAATATTTGCGCGCCTGTCACGAGAAGGGACTGACGCAGGTCCGGATTATACACGGCAAGGGGACCGGCACCCTCCGGCGTCACGTACGCTCCATCTTGAACGATCATCCCCTCGTTCGGGACTACAACAAAGCGACAGACGCGAGCGGATGGGGAGCAACCATTGCGCATCTTACGCCGGATCCGAACACGGATGAAGACTAA